In one Aerosakkonema funiforme FACHB-1375 genomic region, the following are encoded:
- a CDS encoding 5'-methylthioadenosine/S-adenosylhomocysteine nucleosidase family protein, which yields MSGNFRQSIAQSGSIRQAGTLPTAIAQAEAPKQPVSAMYEGIEGGTATDWAVILTALGAEHKAVEAHLEPIGQATRLSEEIHPNGTIYTQGQFKAHNCTWNVAIAQIDMGNASAGIEAVRAMMQFNPRVILFVGVAGGIKDVKVGDVVAASIVYGYECGKPIDDRTLPRPKLGEADYDLKQRAQAEARKDDWRNQIRSGSSSDAAPTAHVKPIAAGEKVIASRKAKVYEYLREYYDDAIAVEMEGFGFLKATQQVKNVSAIVIRGISDLLDGKNDDSIEPEQVRQERAAHHASAFAFTLLAKLDGESVTERWEVYQTTAQVALDSTLPEGMISLNIQALLEENQCFIHAHHGKRTFTNRGQFDRSLIDLHQQIEGNLTADNLLSVIDDCNARVKNSVDCVAGQLLTWLHQQQNDSLDQVPCLIIDERTEFEIPWELLESGKKPVGVAFQTVRQRQMEPEAAPVSACCGGGVLVYAHEKYGGWQRYQRQQFTVFQEFLSQMQKPATEFGLVFIDGFSVEEPLKSSPTAYIKRSKLFKGGTSIVFISGQLHLDASISLTHRMLLTNFLEHGAKGIVGALKRIDRARAKEVVDLFSEEHRQHPEWTVPEILRRLRERVWEALEDEVNANTCASYLAAFLHVYYGNPMIRLQLTSAEGKSND from the coding sequence ATGTCTGGTAACTTCCGCCAGTCGATCGCGCAAAGTGGCAGCATCCGACAAGCGGGTACGTTGCCTACTGCGATCGCACAGGCAGAAGCTCCTAAACAACCTGTGTCTGCAATGTATGAAGGAATTGAAGGCGGAACGGCAACTGATTGGGCAGTGATCTTGACTGCTTTGGGCGCAGAGCATAAAGCCGTTGAAGCCCACCTTGAACCCATCGGACAAGCCACTCGCTTATCAGAAGAGATTCACCCAAATGGCACGATTTATACGCAAGGGCAATTTAAAGCGCACAACTGTACCTGGAATGTGGCGATCGCCCAGATTGACATGGGGAATGCCAGCGCAGGCATAGAAGCTGTTCGTGCCATGATGCAATTTAATCCCAGAGTGATTTTGTTTGTAGGAGTTGCGGGAGGCATCAAAGACGTAAAGGTTGGCGATGTGGTAGCGGCATCCATCGTTTATGGCTACGAGTGTGGCAAGCCCATCGACGATCGCACCCTCCCTCGACCAAAGCTGGGGGAAGCAGATTATGACCTCAAGCAGCGGGCACAGGCAGAAGCCCGGAAGGATGATTGGCGTAACCAGATTCGTTCAGGTTCGTCCTCTGATGCTGCTCCCACCGCCCATGTTAAACCGATCGCAGCGGGAGAAAAGGTGATTGCGTCGCGTAAGGCTAAGGTTTATGAGTACTTACGAGAGTATTACGACGATGCGATCGCCGTTGAGATGGAAGGGTTTGGCTTCCTGAAAGCAACCCAGCAAGTTAAAAACGTTTCAGCAATCGTCATTCGGGGAATCTCGGATCTGCTGGATGGCAAGAATGATGACTCAATAGAACCGGAACAGGTGCGGCAGGAGAGAGCAGCCCATCACGCCAGTGCTTTTGCCTTTACGTTACTGGCAAAACTGGATGGCGAAAGTGTAACTGAGCGATGGGAGGTGTATCAAACCACAGCACAGGTCGCTCTTGACAGTACTTTGCCAGAAGGCATGATTAGCCTGAACATACAGGCATTGCTGGAGGAGAATCAGTGTTTCATCCATGCCCATCATGGAAAAAGGACGTTTACCAACCGGGGGCAGTTTGACCGCTCGCTCATAGACTTGCATCAGCAGATAGAGGGCAATCTGACTGCGGATAATTTGTTGAGTGTTATTGATGACTGCAATGCCAGGGTTAAAAATTCGGTTGATTGCGTTGCAGGTCAACTTCTGACATGGCTTCACCAACAGCAAAATGACTCGCTGGATCAAGTTCCATGTTTGATAATTGATGAGCGCACTGAGTTTGAAATCCCCTGGGAGTTGCTGGAGTCAGGGAAGAAACCCGTGGGAGTTGCATTTCAAACTGTGCGGCAGCGGCAGATGGAGCCAGAGGCAGCACCCGTGAGTGCTTGCTGTGGGGGTGGGGTCTTAGTGTACGCCCATGAAAAATATGGGGGATGGCAGCGGTATCAGCGGCAGCAGTTTACAGTGTTTCAAGAGTTTTTGAGCCAGATGCAAAAGCCAGCGACGGAGTTCGGGCTGGTGTTTATTGATGGGTTTAGTGTTGAGGAGCCGTTGAAGAGTAGCCCAACTGCGTACATTAAACGCTCAAAACTATTTAAGGGTGGCACCAGTATTGTGTTTATCAGCGGACAGCTTCATCTGGATGCTTCGATCAGTTTAACCCATCGAATGCTGTTGACCAATTTTTTGGAGCATGGAGCAAAGGGCATTGTGGGCGCGTTGAAACGGATTGATCGCGCAAGGGCAAAAGAGGTTGTGGATCTGTTTTCGGAGGAACATCGGCAACATCCTGAATGGACGGTTCCTGAAATTCTGCGACGACTGCGTGAACGAGTGTGGGAAGCGTTGGAAGATGAGGTGAATGCAAATACCTGTGCCTCTTATCTGGCAGCATTCTTACACGTTTACTATGGCAATCCAATGATCAGGTTGCAACTGACTTCTGCGGAGGGTAAATCCAATGACTGA